The following are encoded in a window of Scophthalmus maximus strain ysfricsl-2021 chromosome 2, ASM2237912v1, whole genome shotgun sequence genomic DNA:
- the radx gene encoding RPA-related protein RADX isoform X3 — protein sequence MEEDSSRSPVVAGVSQVSFLQRTLERLSSTQSLKLSAEDEAPVAVIALQRYLSEHSDEQQQELHNYTYDVTVTDGAWRAKCFVHPCLNHLVLANTLRTGADVSVTQCSFVYNERRLGHGYICIEKLRCGAETSVVLPRVNDVSSLPMLIKHGMEGSVLLHSDVPLQVSRKHYLSLWNNDDPEGDVWTSGSSSSDTVLDVSKITLLSSLESCFRSTWKPLPLLVKIIHKSRLRYYGKFGLKIDYPYQAYFEVADQSGTMSLVLWNELCPEFYQRLNVGTVLYLQNYTLKQSYSNRSRPQMDHHRLKTFNSIEICLNPRNPASVITVVSPKSVLPQWGLPEVAYLFTPRSELEKLVNNSACDVIGLVTFVGRVERVKSKGNKGPEKYWTYRWVHAMDGTSHHPFILEIFSSSQPEIFNCICPMTYLVCTQMRVCQVEGSSPYLTSSCETETFITGYHKSKPYVSDPRVKSFIQWTKTLKDNVVLQKTAVGGHYCFPRPPKIFTQSATDASAHVSLVAAADLKKELKTLQYREHKQLAIQGQITAVRFLMFPLMCVYQTHTITQQLSRRYVQHLSLLRKSQGAEEREEYKREKSRRPPRIVMGQHLKEELDSKNQGPDESRKKITATLNRRRIRMWNIVCNYKIQIKTLMFYLGKAAAGRGKDEKCLNICVTVACSRTASLRGSRSMRRSSSCSGATSSQHTGRQSRTLTPSLPWLVQGITK from the exons ATGGAGGAAGACTCGTCTCGTTCTCCAGTGGTGGCTGGTGTTTCTCAGGTGTCCTTCCTCCAGAGGACGCTGGAGCGGTTGTCTTCTACACAGAGTCTGAAGCTGAGCGCCGAGGACGAGGCTCCCGTAGCTGTCATTGCACTTCAGCGGTACTTATCCGAGCACAgcgacgagcagcagcaggagctccaCAACTACACCTACGATGTGACGGTCACCGATGGAGCCTGGCGGGCCAAGTGCTTCGTTCACCCCTGTTTAAATCACCTGGTGCTGGCCAACACCCTGAGGACCGGGGCCGACGTCAGCGTTACGCAGTGCTCGTTCGTGTACAACGAGAGGAGGCTGGGACACGGTTACATCTGCATTGAAAAGCTCAGGTGTGGCGCGGAGACGTCTGTCGTCCTGCCCCGCGTGAACGACGTCAGTTCCCTGCCCATGCTGATCAAGCACGGCATGGAGGGGAGCGTGCTGCTGCACAGCGACGTGCCCCTTCAGGTGAGCCGCAAACACTACCTGTCTCTGTGGAACAACGACGACCCAGAGGGAGACGTCTGGACCTCGGGCTCGTCCTCATCCGACACGGTGCTGGACG TGTCCAAGATTACTCTTCTTTCCAGTCTGGAGTCGTGCTTTCGAAGCACATGGaaacctcttcctctcctcgtgaAGATCATACACAAATCCAGATTAAGATATTACGGCAAGTTTGGGCTCAAGATCGATTATCCTTACCAG GCATACTTTGAAGTTGCTGACCAGAGTGGCACAATGTCCCTTGTGCTTTGGAACGAACTTTGTCCAGAGTTTTACCAGAGACTGAACGTAGGCACAGTGTTGTACCTTCAAAATTACACCCTGAAGCAGAGTTACTCCAACCGCTCGCGCCCACAAATGGACCATCACAGACTGAAGACCTTTAACTCTATAG AGATCTGCCTCAACCCTCGCAACCCAGCGTCGGTCATCACGGTGGTGTCACCAAAGAGCGTTCTGCCTCAGTGGGGGTTACCTGAGGTCGCCTACCTGTTCACCCCCAG ATCAGAGTTGGAAAAGTTAGTCAACAACTCAGCATGTGACGTGATCGGTTTGGTAACATTTGTTGGTCGTGTTGAAAGGGTCAAGAGTAAAGGGAACAAGG GTCCAGAGAAGTACTGGACGTATCGCTGGGTCCACGCCATGGACGGGACGTCCCATCATCCTTTCATCCtggagattttttcttcttctcaaccAGAAATCTTCAATTGCATATGCCCAA TGACCTACCTGGTTTGCACTCAGATGAGGGTTTGTCAAGTGGAGGGTTCCTCGCCTTACCTCACAAGCAGCTGTGAGACAGAGACGTTCATTACAG GCTACCACAAAAGTAAACCATATGTGAGTGACCCCAGGGTGAAGAGCTTCATCCAGTGGACCAAAACTCTGAAGGACAACGTCGTCCTCCAGAAGACTGCTGTCGGCGGCCATTATTGCTTCCCTCGCCCCCCAAAGATCTTTACACAGTCAGCGACAGATGCctcag CACACGTTTCCCTGGTCGCTGCGGCCGACTTGAAGAAGGAGTTGAAGACGCTGCAGTACAGGGAACATAAACAACTGGCAATTCAAGGACAGATCACGGCAGTGCG GTTCCTGATGTTTCCACTGATGTGTGTTTACCAGACACACACCATCACTCAGCAGCTGAGCAGACGTTATGTCCAACATCTCTCTCTGCTGAGAAAATCTCAGGGAgcggaagaaagagaagagtaCAAACGAG AAAAGTCACGCAGGCCTCCTCGGATTGTGATGGGGCAGCATCTAAAAG AAGAGCTGGACTCGAAAAACCAGGGCCCAGACGAGAGCAGGAAGAAAATAACAGCAACTCTGAATCGGAGGAGGATCAGGATGTGGAACATAGTCTGCAATTACAAAATCCAAATCAAG ACTCTGATGTTTTATCTTGGGAAAGCAGCAGCTGGCCGAGGCAAAGACGAGAAGTGTCTGAACATTTGCGTCACGGTGGCTTGTTCCAGGACAGCATCTCTCAGAGGTTCACGTTCGATGCGAAGatcgtcctcctgcagcggaGCAACCTCCAGCCAACACACTGGACGCCAGAGCAGAACGCTGACACCATCCCTCCCGTGGCTTGTCCAGGGTATTACCAAGTGA
- the radx gene encoding RPA-related protein RADX isoform X2 codes for MEEDSSRSPVVAGVSQVSFLQRTLERLSSTQSLKLSAEDEAPVAVIALQRYLSEHSDEQQQELHNYTYDVTVTDGAWRAKCFVHPCLNHLVLANTLRTGADVSVTQCSFVYNERRLGHGYICIEKLRCGAETSVVLPRVNDVSSLPMLIKHGMEGSVLLHSDVPLQVSRKHYLSLWNNDDPEGDVWTSGSSSSDTVLDVSKITLLSSLESCFRSTWKPLPLLVKIIHKSRLRYYGKFGLKIDYPYQAYFEVADQSGTMSLVLWNELCPEFYQRLNVGTVLYLQNYTLKQSYSNRSRPQMDHHRLKTFNSIEICLNPRNPASVITVVSPKSVLPQWGLPEVAYLFTPRSELEKLVNNSACDVIGLVTFVGRVERVKSKGNKGPEKYWTYRWVHAMDGTSHHPFILEIFSSSQPEIFNCICPMTYLVCTQMRVCQVEGSSPYLTSSCETETFITGYHKSKPYVSDPRVKSFIQWTKTLKDNVVLQKTAVGGHYCFPRPPKIFTQSATDASAHVSLVAAADLKKELKTLQYREHKQLAIQGQITAVRYMRTPKTTASQGTQETGVPDVSTDVCLPDTHHHSAAEQTLCPTSLSAEKISGSGRKRRVQTRKVTQASSDCDGAASKRAGLEKPGPRREQEENNSNSESEEDQDVEHSLQLQNPNQDSDVLSWESSSWPRQRREVSEHLRHGGLFQDSISQRFTFDAKIVLLQRSNLQPTHWTPEQNADTIPPVACPGYYQVTILGINKQIAVDAAFFPIVSADEPRAVGLPQDPHGNTMLSCLSSGFLCPLSVTTSHGDSALPKPEEILATAGELEETHVVCILDLCHLGGDEVEVLLNKVYRVTEVSLS; via the exons ATGGAGGAAGACTCGTCTCGTTCTCCAGTGGTGGCTGGTGTTTCTCAGGTGTCCTTCCTCCAGAGGACGCTGGAGCGGTTGTCTTCTACACAGAGTCTGAAGCTGAGCGCCGAGGACGAGGCTCCCGTAGCTGTCATTGCACTTCAGCGGTACTTATCCGAGCACAgcgacgagcagcagcaggagctccaCAACTACACCTACGATGTGACGGTCACCGATGGAGCCTGGCGGGCCAAGTGCTTCGTTCACCCCTGTTTAAATCACCTGGTGCTGGCCAACACCCTGAGGACCGGGGCCGACGTCAGCGTTACGCAGTGCTCGTTCGTGTACAACGAGAGGAGGCTGGGACACGGTTACATCTGCATTGAAAAGCTCAGGTGTGGCGCGGAGACGTCTGTCGTCCTGCCCCGCGTGAACGACGTCAGTTCCCTGCCCATGCTGATCAAGCACGGCATGGAGGGGAGCGTGCTGCTGCACAGCGACGTGCCCCTTCAGGTGAGCCGCAAACACTACCTGTCTCTGTGGAACAACGACGACCCAGAGGGAGACGTCTGGACCTCGGGCTCGTCCTCATCCGACACGGTGCTGGACG TGTCCAAGATTACTCTTCTTTCCAGTCTGGAGTCGTGCTTTCGAAGCACATGGaaacctcttcctctcctcgtgaAGATCATACACAAATCCAGATTAAGATATTACGGCAAGTTTGGGCTCAAGATCGATTATCCTTACCAG GCATACTTTGAAGTTGCTGACCAGAGTGGCACAATGTCCCTTGTGCTTTGGAACGAACTTTGTCCAGAGTTTTACCAGAGACTGAACGTAGGCACAGTGTTGTACCTTCAAAATTACACCCTGAAGCAGAGTTACTCCAACCGCTCGCGCCCACAAATGGACCATCACAGACTGAAGACCTTTAACTCTATAG AGATCTGCCTCAACCCTCGCAACCCAGCGTCGGTCATCACGGTGGTGTCACCAAAGAGCGTTCTGCCTCAGTGGGGGTTACCTGAGGTCGCCTACCTGTTCACCCCCAG ATCAGAGTTGGAAAAGTTAGTCAACAACTCAGCATGTGACGTGATCGGTTTGGTAACATTTGTTGGTCGTGTTGAAAGGGTCAAGAGTAAAGGGAACAAGG GTCCAGAGAAGTACTGGACGTATCGCTGGGTCCACGCCATGGACGGGACGTCCCATCATCCTTTCATCCtggagattttttcttcttctcaaccAGAAATCTTCAATTGCATATGCCCAA TGACCTACCTGGTTTGCACTCAGATGAGGGTTTGTCAAGTGGAGGGTTCCTCGCCTTACCTCACAAGCAGCTGTGAGACAGAGACGTTCATTACAG GCTACCACAAAAGTAAACCATATGTGAGTGACCCCAGGGTGAAGAGCTTCATCCAGTGGACCAAAACTCTGAAGGACAACGTCGTCCTCCAGAAGACTGCTGTCGGCGGCCATTATTGCTTCCCTCGCCCCCCAAAGATCTTTACACAGTCAGCGACAGATGCctcag CACACGTTTCCCTGGTCGCTGCGGCCGACTTGAAGAAGGAGTTGAAGACGCTGCAGTACAGGGAACATAAACAACTGGCAATTCAAGGACAGATCACGGCAGTGCGGTACATGAGAACCCCAAAGACCACAGCGTCACAAGGAACACAAGAGAcaggg GTTCCTGATGTTTCCACTGATGTGTGTTTACCAGACACACACCATCACTCAGCAGCTGAGCAGACGTTATGTCCAACATCTCTCTCTGCTGAGAAAATCTCAGGGAgcggaagaaagagaagagtaCAAACGAG AAAAGTCACGCAGGCCTCCTCGGATTGTGATGGGGCAGCATCTAAAAG AGCTGGACTCGAAAAACCAGGGCCCAGACGAGAGCAGGAAGAAAATAACAGCAACTCTGAATCGGAGGAGGATCAGGATGTGGAACATAGTCTGCAATTACAAAATCCAAATCAAG ACTCTGATGTTTTATCTTGGGAAAGCAGCAGCTGGCCGAGGCAAAGACGAGAAGTGTCTGAACATTTGCGTCACGGTGGCTTGTTCCAGGACAGCATCTCTCAGAGGTTCACGTTCGATGCGAAGatcgtcctcctgcagcggaGCAACCTCCAGCCAACACACTGGACGCCAGAGCAGAACGCTGACACCATCCCTCCCGTGGCTTGTCCAGGGTATTACCAAGTGACAATATTAG GCATAAACAAGCAGATAGCCGTCGATGCTGCATTTTTCCCCATTGTGAGTGCCGATGAGCCCAGGGCTGTGGGTCTTCCTCAGGATCCCCACGGCAACACGATGCTGTCCTGCCTCTCGTCGGGCTTCCTCTGCCCCCTCAGCGTCACAACCAGCCACGGTGACTCTGCTCTTCCCAAGCCAG AGGAGATCTTGGCGACTGCCGGCGAGCTGGAGGAGACGCACGTCGTGTGCATCCTGGACCTTTGTCATCTGGGTGGAGACGAGGTGGAGGTCCTGCTCAACAAGGTCTACAGAGTGACGGAGGTTTCTCTCAGCTAA
- the radx gene encoding RPA-related protein RADX isoform X4 — protein MEEDSSRSPVVAGVSQVSFLQRTLERLSSTQSLKLSAEDEAPVAVIALQRYLSEHSDEQQQELHNYTYDVTVTDGAWRAKCFVHPCLNHLVLANTLRTGADVSVTQCSFVYNERRLGHGYICIEKLRCGAETSVVLPRVNDVSSLPMLIKHGMEGSVLLHSDVPLQVSRKHYLSLWNNDDPEGDVWTSGSSSSDTVLDVSKITLLSSLESCFRSTWKPLPLLVKIIHKSRLRYYGKFGLKIDYPYQAYFEVADQSGTMSLVLWNELCPEFYQRLNVGTVLYLQNYTLKQSYSNRSRPQMDHHRLKTFNSIEICLNPRNPASVITVVSPKSVLPQWGLPEVAYLFTPRSELEKLVNNSACDVIGLVTFVGRVERVKSKGNKGPEKYWTYRWVHAMDGTSHHPFILEIFSSSQPEIFNCICPMTYLVCTQMRVCQVEGSSPYLTSSCETETFITGYHKSKPYVSDPRVKSFIQWTKTLKDNVVLQKTAVGGHYCFPRPPKIFTQSATDASAHVSLVAAADLKKELKTLQYREHKQLAIQGQITAVRFLMFPLMCVYQTHTITQQLSRRYVQHLSLLRKSQGAEEREEYKREKSRRPPRIVMGQHLKELDSKNQGPDESRKKITATLNRRRIRMWNIVCNYKIQIKTLMFYLGKAAAGRGKDEKCLNICVTVACSRTASLRGSRSMRRSSSCSGATSSQHTGRQSRTLTPSLPWLVQGITK, from the exons ATGGAGGAAGACTCGTCTCGTTCTCCAGTGGTGGCTGGTGTTTCTCAGGTGTCCTTCCTCCAGAGGACGCTGGAGCGGTTGTCTTCTACACAGAGTCTGAAGCTGAGCGCCGAGGACGAGGCTCCCGTAGCTGTCATTGCACTTCAGCGGTACTTATCCGAGCACAgcgacgagcagcagcaggagctccaCAACTACACCTACGATGTGACGGTCACCGATGGAGCCTGGCGGGCCAAGTGCTTCGTTCACCCCTGTTTAAATCACCTGGTGCTGGCCAACACCCTGAGGACCGGGGCCGACGTCAGCGTTACGCAGTGCTCGTTCGTGTACAACGAGAGGAGGCTGGGACACGGTTACATCTGCATTGAAAAGCTCAGGTGTGGCGCGGAGACGTCTGTCGTCCTGCCCCGCGTGAACGACGTCAGTTCCCTGCCCATGCTGATCAAGCACGGCATGGAGGGGAGCGTGCTGCTGCACAGCGACGTGCCCCTTCAGGTGAGCCGCAAACACTACCTGTCTCTGTGGAACAACGACGACCCAGAGGGAGACGTCTGGACCTCGGGCTCGTCCTCATCCGACACGGTGCTGGACG TGTCCAAGATTACTCTTCTTTCCAGTCTGGAGTCGTGCTTTCGAAGCACATGGaaacctcttcctctcctcgtgaAGATCATACACAAATCCAGATTAAGATATTACGGCAAGTTTGGGCTCAAGATCGATTATCCTTACCAG GCATACTTTGAAGTTGCTGACCAGAGTGGCACAATGTCCCTTGTGCTTTGGAACGAACTTTGTCCAGAGTTTTACCAGAGACTGAACGTAGGCACAGTGTTGTACCTTCAAAATTACACCCTGAAGCAGAGTTACTCCAACCGCTCGCGCCCACAAATGGACCATCACAGACTGAAGACCTTTAACTCTATAG AGATCTGCCTCAACCCTCGCAACCCAGCGTCGGTCATCACGGTGGTGTCACCAAAGAGCGTTCTGCCTCAGTGGGGGTTACCTGAGGTCGCCTACCTGTTCACCCCCAG ATCAGAGTTGGAAAAGTTAGTCAACAACTCAGCATGTGACGTGATCGGTTTGGTAACATTTGTTGGTCGTGTTGAAAGGGTCAAGAGTAAAGGGAACAAGG GTCCAGAGAAGTACTGGACGTATCGCTGGGTCCACGCCATGGACGGGACGTCCCATCATCCTTTCATCCtggagattttttcttcttctcaaccAGAAATCTTCAATTGCATATGCCCAA TGACCTACCTGGTTTGCACTCAGATGAGGGTTTGTCAAGTGGAGGGTTCCTCGCCTTACCTCACAAGCAGCTGTGAGACAGAGACGTTCATTACAG GCTACCACAAAAGTAAACCATATGTGAGTGACCCCAGGGTGAAGAGCTTCATCCAGTGGACCAAAACTCTGAAGGACAACGTCGTCCTCCAGAAGACTGCTGTCGGCGGCCATTATTGCTTCCCTCGCCCCCCAAAGATCTTTACACAGTCAGCGACAGATGCctcag CACACGTTTCCCTGGTCGCTGCGGCCGACTTGAAGAAGGAGTTGAAGACGCTGCAGTACAGGGAACATAAACAACTGGCAATTCAAGGACAGATCACGGCAGTGCG GTTCCTGATGTTTCCACTGATGTGTGTTTACCAGACACACACCATCACTCAGCAGCTGAGCAGACGTTATGTCCAACATCTCTCTCTGCTGAGAAAATCTCAGGGAgcggaagaaagagaagagtaCAAACGAG AAAAGTCACGCAGGCCTCCTCGGATTGTGATGGGGCAGCATCTAAAAG AGCTGGACTCGAAAAACCAGGGCCCAGACGAGAGCAGGAAGAAAATAACAGCAACTCTGAATCGGAGGAGGATCAGGATGTGGAACATAGTCTGCAATTACAAAATCCAAATCAAG ACTCTGATGTTTTATCTTGGGAAAGCAGCAGCTGGCCGAGGCAAAGACGAGAAGTGTCTGAACATTTGCGTCACGGTGGCTTGTTCCAGGACAGCATCTCTCAGAGGTTCACGTTCGATGCGAAGatcgtcctcctgcagcggaGCAACCTCCAGCCAACACACTGGACGCCAGAGCAGAACGCTGACACCATCCCTCCCGTGGCTTGTCCAGGGTATTACCAAGTGA
- the LOC118301471 gene encoding tubulin alpha chain — translation MRECISMHVGQAGTQMGNACWELYCLEHGIQPDGQMPSDKTVGGGDDSFNTFFSETGAGKHVPRAVFVDLEPTVIDEVRTGTYRQLFHPEQLITGKEDAANNYARGHYTIGKEIIDLVLDRTRKLADQCTGLQGFLIFHSFGGGTGSGFTSLLMERLSVDYGKKSKLEFAVYPAPQVSTAVVEPYNSILTTHTTLEHSDCAFMVDNEAIYDICRRNLDIERPTYTNLNRLIGQIVSSITASLRFDGALNVDLTEFQTNLVPYPRIHFPLATYAPVISAEKAYHEQLSVADITNACFEPANQMVKCDPRHGKYMACCLLYRGDVVPKDVNSAIAAIKTKRTIQFVDWCPTGFKVGINYQPPTVVPGGDLAKVQRAVCMLSNTTAIAEAWARLDHKFDLMYAKRAFVHWYVGEGMEEGEFSEAREDMAALEKDYEEVGTDSVGDDDEEGEEY, via the exons ATG CGTGAGTGTATTTCTATGCATGTTGGCCAGGCCGGCACCCAGATGggcaatgcatgctgggagctcTACTGTCTGGAGCACGGCATCCAGCCAGATGGTCAGATGCCCAGTGACAAGACGGTCGGCGGTGGAGACGACTCCTTCAACACCTTCTTCAGTGAGACTGGAGCTGGCAAACATGTCCCCAGAGCtgtttttgtggatttggagccCACAGTCATAG ATGAAGTGCGAACAGGAACTTATCGCCAGCTCTTCCACCCCGAGCAGCTGATCACTGGCAAGGAGGATGCAGCAAACAACTATGCTCGTGGTCACTACACTATTGGCAAGGAGATAATCGACCTGGTTCTAGACAGGACTCGTAAACTG GCTGACCAGTGCACAGGGCTCCAAGGTTTCCTCATCTTCCACTCGTTTGGAGGAGGAACTGGCTCAGGCTTCACCTCTCTGCTGATGGAGCGTCTCTCTGTCGACTACGGCAAAAAGTCCAAACTGGAGTTTGCTGTTTACCCTGCTCCTCAAGTGTCCACAGCAGTGGTTGAACCCTACAACTCCATCCTGACCACCCACACCACCCTGGAGCACTCCGACTGCGCCTTCATGGTGGACAACGAGGCCATCTACGACATCTGCCGCAGGAACCTGGACATCGAGCGCCCAACCTACACCAACCTCAACAGGCTGATTGGACAGATCGTCTCCTCCATCACCGCCTCCCTGCGCTTCGATGGCGCCCTGAACGTTGACCTGACAGAGTTCCAGACCAACCTGGTACCCTACCCTCGTATCCATTTCCCCCTGGCCACCTATGCCCCGGTTATCTCAGCAGAGAAGGCCTACCATGAGCAGCTCTCTGTGGCTGACATCACCAATGCCTGCTTCGAGCCAGCTAATCAGATGGTGAAATGTGACCCTCGCCACGGCAAATACATGGCCTGCTGTCTCCTGTACCGTGGCGATGTGGTGCCCAAAGATGTCAACTCTGCCATCGCCGCCATCAAGACAAAGCGCACCATCCAGTTTGTGGACTGGTGTCCCACTGGCTTCAAGGTTGGCATCAACTACCAGCCCCCCACTGTGGTTCCTGGAGGAGACTTGGCCAAAGTGCAGAGGGCCGTGTGCATGCTGAGCAACACCACTGCCATCGCAGAGGCCTGGGCTCGACTGGACCACAAATTTGACCTGATGTACGCCAAGAGGGCCTTCGTCCACTGGTATGTTGGAGAGggaatggaggagggagagttcTCAGAGGCCAGAGAAGACATGGCTGCCCTGGAGAAGGATTATGAAGAGGTGGGAACAGACAGCGttggggatgatgatgaggaaggcgAAGAATACTAG
- the radx gene encoding RPA-related protein RADX isoform X1, translated as MEEDSSRSPVVAGVSQVSFLQRTLERLSSTQSLKLSAEDEAPVAVIALQRYLSEHSDEQQQELHNYTYDVTVTDGAWRAKCFVHPCLNHLVLANTLRTGADVSVTQCSFVYNERRLGHGYICIEKLRCGAETSVVLPRVNDVSSLPMLIKHGMEGSVLLHSDVPLQVSRKHYLSLWNNDDPEGDVWTSGSSSSDTVLDVSKITLLSSLESCFRSTWKPLPLLVKIIHKSRLRYYGKFGLKIDYPYQAYFEVADQSGTMSLVLWNELCPEFYQRLNVGTVLYLQNYTLKQSYSNRSRPQMDHHRLKTFNSIEICLNPRNPASVITVVSPKSVLPQWGLPEVAYLFTPRSELEKLVNNSACDVIGLVTFVGRVERVKSKGNKGPEKYWTYRWVHAMDGTSHHPFILEIFSSSQPEIFNCICPMTYLVCTQMRVCQVEGSSPYLTSSCETETFITGYHKSKPYVSDPRVKSFIQWTKTLKDNVVLQKTAVGGHYCFPRPPKIFTQSATDASAHVSLVAAADLKKELKTLQYREHKQLAIQGQITAVRYMRTPKTTASQGTQETGVPDVSTDVCLPDTHHHSAAEQTLCPTSLSAEKISGSGRKRRVQTRKVTQASSDCDGAASKRRAGLEKPGPRREQEENNSNSESEEDQDVEHSLQLQNPNQDSDVLSWESSSWPRQRREVSEHLRHGGLFQDSISQRFTFDAKIVLLQRSNLQPTHWTPEQNADTIPPVACPGYYQVTILGINKQIAVDAAFFPIVSADEPRAVGLPQDPHGNTMLSCLSSGFLCPLSVTTSHGDSALPKPEEILATAGELEETHVVCILDLCHLGGDEVEVLLNKVYRVTEVSLS; from the exons ATGGAGGAAGACTCGTCTCGTTCTCCAGTGGTGGCTGGTGTTTCTCAGGTGTCCTTCCTCCAGAGGACGCTGGAGCGGTTGTCTTCTACACAGAGTCTGAAGCTGAGCGCCGAGGACGAGGCTCCCGTAGCTGTCATTGCACTTCAGCGGTACTTATCCGAGCACAgcgacgagcagcagcaggagctccaCAACTACACCTACGATGTGACGGTCACCGATGGAGCCTGGCGGGCCAAGTGCTTCGTTCACCCCTGTTTAAATCACCTGGTGCTGGCCAACACCCTGAGGACCGGGGCCGACGTCAGCGTTACGCAGTGCTCGTTCGTGTACAACGAGAGGAGGCTGGGACACGGTTACATCTGCATTGAAAAGCTCAGGTGTGGCGCGGAGACGTCTGTCGTCCTGCCCCGCGTGAACGACGTCAGTTCCCTGCCCATGCTGATCAAGCACGGCATGGAGGGGAGCGTGCTGCTGCACAGCGACGTGCCCCTTCAGGTGAGCCGCAAACACTACCTGTCTCTGTGGAACAACGACGACCCAGAGGGAGACGTCTGGACCTCGGGCTCGTCCTCATCCGACACGGTGCTGGACG TGTCCAAGATTACTCTTCTTTCCAGTCTGGAGTCGTGCTTTCGAAGCACATGGaaacctcttcctctcctcgtgaAGATCATACACAAATCCAGATTAAGATATTACGGCAAGTTTGGGCTCAAGATCGATTATCCTTACCAG GCATACTTTGAAGTTGCTGACCAGAGTGGCACAATGTCCCTTGTGCTTTGGAACGAACTTTGTCCAGAGTTTTACCAGAGACTGAACGTAGGCACAGTGTTGTACCTTCAAAATTACACCCTGAAGCAGAGTTACTCCAACCGCTCGCGCCCACAAATGGACCATCACAGACTGAAGACCTTTAACTCTATAG AGATCTGCCTCAACCCTCGCAACCCAGCGTCGGTCATCACGGTGGTGTCACCAAAGAGCGTTCTGCCTCAGTGGGGGTTACCTGAGGTCGCCTACCTGTTCACCCCCAG ATCAGAGTTGGAAAAGTTAGTCAACAACTCAGCATGTGACGTGATCGGTTTGGTAACATTTGTTGGTCGTGTTGAAAGGGTCAAGAGTAAAGGGAACAAGG GTCCAGAGAAGTACTGGACGTATCGCTGGGTCCACGCCATGGACGGGACGTCCCATCATCCTTTCATCCtggagattttttcttcttctcaaccAGAAATCTTCAATTGCATATGCCCAA TGACCTACCTGGTTTGCACTCAGATGAGGGTTTGTCAAGTGGAGGGTTCCTCGCCTTACCTCACAAGCAGCTGTGAGACAGAGACGTTCATTACAG GCTACCACAAAAGTAAACCATATGTGAGTGACCCCAGGGTGAAGAGCTTCATCCAGTGGACCAAAACTCTGAAGGACAACGTCGTCCTCCAGAAGACTGCTGTCGGCGGCCATTATTGCTTCCCTCGCCCCCCAAAGATCTTTACACAGTCAGCGACAGATGCctcag CACACGTTTCCCTGGTCGCTGCGGCCGACTTGAAGAAGGAGTTGAAGACGCTGCAGTACAGGGAACATAAACAACTGGCAATTCAAGGACAGATCACGGCAGTGCGGTACATGAGAACCCCAAAGACCACAGCGTCACAAGGAACACAAGAGAcaggg GTTCCTGATGTTTCCACTGATGTGTGTTTACCAGACACACACCATCACTCAGCAGCTGAGCAGACGTTATGTCCAACATCTCTCTCTGCTGAGAAAATCTCAGGGAgcggaagaaagagaagagtaCAAACGAG AAAAGTCACGCAGGCCTCCTCGGATTGTGATGGGGCAGCATCTAAAAG AAGAGCTGGACTCGAAAAACCAGGGCCCAGACGAGAGCAGGAAGAAAATAACAGCAACTCTGAATCGGAGGAGGATCAGGATGTGGAACATAGTCTGCAATTACAAAATCCAAATCAAG ACTCTGATGTTTTATCTTGGGAAAGCAGCAGCTGGCCGAGGCAAAGACGAGAAGTGTCTGAACATTTGCGTCACGGTGGCTTGTTCCAGGACAGCATCTCTCAGAGGTTCACGTTCGATGCGAAGatcgtcctcctgcagcggaGCAACCTCCAGCCAACACACTGGACGCCAGAGCAGAACGCTGACACCATCCCTCCCGTGGCTTGTCCAGGGTATTACCAAGTGACAATATTAG GCATAAACAAGCAGATAGCCGTCGATGCTGCATTTTTCCCCATTGTGAGTGCCGATGAGCCCAGGGCTGTGGGTCTTCCTCAGGATCCCCACGGCAACACGATGCTGTCCTGCCTCTCGTCGGGCTTCCTCTGCCCCCTCAGCGTCACAACCAGCCACGGTGACTCTGCTCTTCCCAAGCCAG AGGAGATCTTGGCGACTGCCGGCGAGCTGGAGGAGACGCACGTCGTGTGCATCCTGGACCTTTGTCATCTGGGTGGAGACGAGGTGGAGGTCCTGCTCAACAAGGTCTACAGAGTGACGGAGGTTTCTCTCAGCTAA